Proteins co-encoded in one Epinephelus moara isolate mb chromosome 13, YSFRI_EMoa_1.0, whole genome shotgun sequence genomic window:
- the LOC126400086 gene encoding phenylethanolamine N-methyltransferase, whose translation MEAKGKENGVAAMAAHYKGFDPAAYLQYNYTPPRADFGRKDSIVPWKLACLHRAFTEGDVSGELLVDIGSGPTLYQVLSGCEVFNKVLLTDFLEVNRKVLRGWLQDEGGYSLDWTPYLQHVCKLEGRRPSAWTEKAAKLRQVITDIIPIDVHRPQPLAPDALPSAGADCLVSSFCLESVSPDLPAFTRALGHIGRLLRPGGHLLLIGALGESYYFGGPGVKIPVVPLNEAEVCASLKENGYILIRLEVYTLPPDMRVGVDDVSGVFFVKAKKE comes from the exons ATGGAAGCAAAGGGAAAAGAGAATGGGGTGGCGGCTATGGCAGCCCACTACAAGGGGTTTGATCCTGCAGCGTATCTGCAGTATAACTACACGCCACCACGGGCTGACTTTGGAAGAAAGGACAGCATTGTGCCGTGGAAACTGGCATGTCTGCATCGAGCTTTCACTGAAG GTGATGTGAGTGGTGAGCTGCTGGTGGACATAGGGTCAGGTCCCACCCTGTACCAGGTGCTGAGTGGCTGTGAGGTTTTCAACAAGGTGCTCCTCACAGACTTCCTGGAGGTCAACAGGAAGGTGCTGAGGGGCTGGCTCCAGGACGAGGGAGGCTACAGCCTGGACTGGACACCGTATCTGCAGCACGTCTGCAAGCTGGAGGGACGACG GCCTTCGGCATGGACAGAGAAAGCTGCCAAGCTACGGCAGGTCATCACTGATATCATCCCCATCGACGTGCACCGCCCTCAGCCTCTGGCTCCTGACGCCCTTCCTTCAGCAGGGGCCGACTGTCTCGTGTCCTCCTTCTGTCTGGAGAGTGTCAGCCCTGACCTGCCTGCCTTCACCAGGGCCCTGGGCCACATTGGGAGGCTCCTTCGGCCCGGTGGCCACCTCCTGCTCATCGGAGCCCTGGGCGAGAGTTACTACTTTGGGGGGCCTGGGGTAAAAATCCCAGTGGTCCCACTGAACGAGGCCGAGGTCTGTGCTAGTCTGAAGGAGAACGGCTACATCCTGATCAGGCTGGAGGTTTACACACTGCCTCCGGACATGAGGGTGGGGGTCGATGACGTGTCTGGGGTGTTTTTTGTCAAGGCTAAAAAGGAGTAA